The window TTAAATTTAAACATATTTAGCTTAATTATCCATAGTTAATTATTGCTATTTTCTGGGTTTGACAATGTTAGAAAATTTTTATGCAACACTACTGTCTTTGTATAAAGAAATATTTATTATTTAATGAAACATTTTCCTCACTGCCAACGTCTAATACTTAGATATCTAAATTCTAAGGAAGAAGGGAAGTTAATGAATAATAAAGAAGGAAAAAGGACAGCACGAATAGTATTATCAGTCTTAATAGCATTTTTTATTTTAATGTTTTCTCCGGCAGCTTTTGCAAATTCACCTACCATTTCAACTATTAAGATCAATGGAACAAACTATTCACCCGGCAGCATTAACAACTCTACTATCAACAAAGGTGCAGTCAATGATCTAAGTCTAAACATAATAGTTACTTTTAATGGAGCACCAGCATCTGAATATAAAGCTGGAATTGAAGTTAAAGCACCAGGCTTTGACAGCAGCCTGGAGCAAGAAATAGCTAGTGCAACCTTGCAGCACAATACTATACTGCTTCCAAATAAAACGTATACAATTAGTATAACTATTTATCAAACAGACACCTTGGATGTCTTAAGTTCAATAAGCTTTACATATATAATTGGTGATTACGATAATTCTCCACCAACCATAACTTCTCGTTCCCCTGGAATTGGAGAAATACTAACATCACCGCCCAACAGTGTTGAATTTGAATTTAATGAATCCGTTAGTATTGTAAATTCTGGTATATATATTAAAAATAAAACTACTAATGCAAAAGTAACAGCAGAATCAAATGTAGTACATTCTTCTAATTCAAATATTATTAAAATTAATAAATCACTGGACTATAGTAATACATATACAGTTGTAATCGAAGCTAACTCGGTAAAGGACTCTGCAGGAAACTCCCTGCCAGCCACATCCTGGGACTTTTCTGTAGCCGCTGATCCAAATGCCCCTCCAATAATATCTAGCCGTACACCAGCCTCTGGTGCAGCTGGTGTAAAGATAAATGCTAATGTAAAGATCACTATAAGTAAAGAACTAGATTTGCCTACTGTAAACGCCAGTTCTATATCCTTGAAGCAGGGAAATACAACTGTCCCTGTGACCATAGACCGTATTAATCAAAATGGAAAAGGTGAAATAATACTAACACCGACACAAAATTTAAATTATAATAGAGTTTATACCGTGGAAATTGTCAATAATGCAATTAAGGATGTGAATGGTAAAGCTCTGGCTGGAGCTACCTGGAATTTTACCACTGAAGCTGGCAGTCTCTTGACTATTTCTAGCAGATATCCTCAAGCAGATGCAGCAAATGTAGATGTTGATGATGTAATTTCAATAACCTTTAATAATAGGCTTAACTCATCAACAGTAAGCCCAAGTAATATATATTTAAGAAGAAGCGGCTCAAGCTCAAATATATCTGCAGTGCTAAAATATACGGATTCTACCAGAACAGTTACCATAACTCCCAATAGTCCCCTTGCATACAATGCAGATTATATTGTTTATATATCCAATAACCTTAGAGATATCAATGGAAATAACATTATAACAACAAACTGGGCGTTTAAAACAAAGGCTGAAGATGCTCTTGCCATTGTTGACAGAAGTCCAAAGCCCAATTCTACCAACCATCCAGTAGATGGGGAAATTACAGTTAAATTTTCTCAACCTCTTCAGACTTCAACAATAACAAGCTCAAATATTTATTTAAGAAAGTCCGGTTCAACCAGAAACATATCTGCAGATTTAAAATACACCAGTTCCACCAGAACTGTAACAATAACACCAAGCAGCAATTTAGACTATGATTCAGACTACATTGTTTATCTAACAAATAATCTTAGGGACACTAACGGAAATAGACTTACCGCAACCAATTGGAAGTTTACTACAAAAGAAGAGGATCCTGTTGTAATAACAGAGCGTAGTCCTTTAGCAAATGCAAAGGATGTTGATGTTGATACAGAGATTAGCATTAGATTCTCCCAGAATATGAATCAATCAACTTTAACCACTGCAAACATATACCTAAGAAAGGCTAATACGACAAGAAATATCACTGCTGCTTTAAGCTATAATTCATCAAGAAGAACTGTAACACTAAAGCCAGCTTCATCTCTTGACTATAATACTGAATATACAGTTTATGTTACAAACAAGGTCAGGGACACTAGCGGCAATTCATTAACCGCAGTTAACTGGAGCTTTAAAACCAAGGAAACTCAACCTTTTGAGGTAATCTATAATACTCCTGTAAATAATACAGTTAACTTCAAGGTTGATGGAAGCATAACAGTTATTTTCTCTGGTAATCTTAATCAGAGCACCCTTAATACTGCAAATGTATATTTAAGAGACAATATCAACAATGCATATATACCAGTTACTTTGACATATACAAGTGCTGATAAAAAACTGACTATCAAACCCCAGGCTAAACTAAGTCCAAGTACAACCTATACTGTATATTTAACCAATGGCCTAAAGGATGATAAGGGAACCTCTTTAAAAGCTCTAAACTGGAAATTTACTACCGAGGCTGAACCCATTAGATATGGTACTGCTTCTTCACCTGAACTAAAGGTTGCCAGCAAATATGTTAATTTCACAGATGCAAGGCCTTATGTAAAAAATGGCAGGACCTTTCTTCCCTTTAGAGCACTTTTTGAGGCTATAGATGCCAATGTTGGATTTGATTTTTCAAATTCAAAAAGGCTTAAGGTTTGGGGAGAAAAGGATGGCAATAAGATTGAATTATTCATTGGAGACATTAGAGCTTTTAGGAATGGATCAGCATTAATTATGGATGTTAAACCGGAACTTGTTGACGGAAGAACTATGATACCGGTAAGGTTTGCAGCTGAAGCTCTAGGCATGAGGGTAGGCTGGGATGACGTGACTAAAACAGTAATAATTGAATAAAAAATGCTTTTAAATCTAAAATATCAAGCGGTGGTTAGTCTCCATCGCTTTCTTTATTTAAAAGAATTGCTCTGCATACTAGTCTACTCTGTCATTGGTAGGATTTATGGCATGAATGGGGGAATTTTTTCGGTAAAAGAAAAAGGGTTTAATCTACCATATACAGAAAAGTTATAAAGCAATTCTAATTTAGTAACTATAAATCATTATATAGGAGGAGGGTCTTATTTGACTTGGTATCAAAATGAGTATTTTTTAAGAAGGCTGCATTCCTTTTCAGGCATATTTCCCCTGGGAATATTCCTGATTGAGCACACCATAGTAAACTCAACTGCACGATATGGTTCTGATGTCTATGATAGTACTGTAGCATTATTACAAAGCTTGCCAATGCTTATATTTTTGGAGATGGCTTTTATTGTAATACCTTTATTGTTTCATGGCCTATTTGGTATTTATATTGTCTATCTTGCTAAAAATAATGTGCTGCAGTACAAATATTATAGAAACTGGGCATTCTATCTGCAGAGAATCACTGCAATAATTACTTTGATTTTTGTAATCTATCATGTATGGGCATTACGGATAGGTCATGTAGTCTATGGATTTGATATTAATTATCAGGCAGTAAGCTATCACTTAGCTGACCCCATGGTTTTCTGGTTCTATGTTGTGGGAGTAGTGGCTAGTATGTATCATTTTGGGAATGGCATTACAACCTTTTTAATCAGTTGGGGTATTACTGCAGGACCCCATTCCCAAAAATATGCTGCCTGGCTTGGCAACGGAATTTTTTTAATTTTAACATTGGTGGGACTTGGTTCCCTGCTGGCATTTATATAAAAGGGGTGAAATGATGAGTAAACACAAGGTAATTGTTATAGGCGGCGGCTTGGCAGGATTAATGACGACCTTAAAATTGGCTGAAAAGGGAGTTTCTGTAGATTTATTCTCCCTGTGTCATGTTCGTAGATCTCACTCTCTTTGTGCCCAGGGAGGTGTAAATGCAGCTCTAAATACTAAAGGTGAAGACGATTCAACCTGGGAACACTTTTATGATACTATATATGGTGGAGATTTCCTGGCAAATCAACCTCCAGTTAAACAAATGTGTGATGAAGCTCCGGGCCTTATTTATTCCATGGAGAGAATGGGTGTAGTATTTAGCCGAACCCAGGAAGGTCTTTTAGATTTGCGGCTTTTTGGCGGGGTAAAAAAGAAAAGAACTGTTTTTGCTGGTGCAACCACAGGCCAACAGTTATTATATGGCCTTGATTCTCAGGTTCGAAGATATGAAGATATGGGACTAGTAAAAAAATTTGAAGGCTGGCAGTTTCTTTCAGCTGTTATAGATAATACTGAGTTTTGTCGCGGTATTGTGGCACAAAATATGAATGATATGTCCATCCATACCTTTGCTGCTGATGCAGTCTGCCTTGCAACAGGGGGGGCTGGCATGATTTATGGCCGTTCAACCAATTCCACCATATGTACTGGAAGTGCTGCTGGAGCAGTATTTAAGCAGGGAGTTGAATATGCCAATGGAGAGTTTGTTCAATTTCACCCTACTGCCATGTTAGGTGATGACAAATACCGCCTAATGTCCGAGGCTTCAAGGGGAGAAGGTGCCCGTGTCTGGACATACAAAGACGGAAAACCATGGTACTTTTTAGAGGAGTGGTATCCAGCATATGGCAACCTGGTTCCTAGAGATATTGCCTCCAGAGCAATTTATAAGGTATGTGAAGAAATGGGACTGGGCATTGAAGGTAAAAATCAGGTATATCTAGATCTGACTCACAAAGACCCAGATTTTTTAGAAAACAGGCTAGGTGGCATCTTAGAAATTTATCGTAAATTCAGTGGAGAGGACCCATGCCAAAAACCAATGAAAATCTATCCTGCTCCCCACTACTTTATGGGTGGCATTCATGTTGACTGGAACCACATGACTAGAATTCCTGGCCTATTTGCTGCTGGAGAGTGTGATTACATGTATCATGGCGCAAATCGCCTGGGCGCAAACTCCCTATTATCTGCAACTTATAGTGGTATTGTGGCAGGACCCAAAATATTAGATTATATTAAAGGACTTGGTAAGGCAAGTACAGATATTCCACAAAGTGTATTTAGTAGTGAACAGAAATACCAACAAGACATTCATGATAGAATTATTAAAATGCAGGGTAAAGAAAACCCTTATGAGTTTCATGTTGAATTAGGCGAAGTCATGAGTACTAATGTAGGAGTTGTGCGTACCAACAAGAAGCTTGCCATGGCCGTTGAGCAATTAACTGAATTAAAAGAACGCTATAATAACATTAACGTTATTGACAACTCTCATTGGGGTAACCAGACTGCGTTCTTTGTACGAGATTTAGCTAATATGCTTGAATTAGCATTGGTAGTTGCCAAGGGAGCTTTACTCCGTGATGAGAGTAGGGGCTCTCATTATAAAGAAGAGTTTCCTGATAGAAATGATCAAGCCTGGTTGAAAACCACAGTTGCTGGTTATTCCCCAGATGGTCCAAAGTTTAGGTATGAGGCAGTGGATACCTCTATTATTGAACCCCGACAAAGACGTTATGATGTGGTTGAGGGAGGTAAATAATAATGTCCAAATACATTCAATTAAAAATAAAAAGACAAAATAGTCCTGATGCACCAAGCTTCTGGGAAGAATTTCTAGTAACGTACAGCCCAAATATGAATGTAGTTTCTACTCTCATGGAACTAAGAAAGAAGCCTGTTACTAAAGAAGGAAAAGCAACAACCCCTGTAGT of the Desulfitibacter alkalitolerans DSM 16504 genome contains:
- a CDS encoding succinate dehydrogenase — translated: MTWYQNEYFLRRLHSFSGIFPLGIFLIEHTIVNSTARYGSDVYDSTVALLQSLPMLIFLEMAFIVIPLLFHGLFGIYIVYLAKNNVLQYKYYRNWAFYLQRITAIITLIFVIYHVWALRIGHVVYGFDINYQAVSYHLADPMVFWFYVVGVVASMYHFGNGITTFLISWGITAGPHSQKYAAWLGNGIFLILTLVGLGSLLAFI
- the sdhA gene encoding succinate dehydrogenase flavoprotein subunit, with amino-acid sequence MSKHKVIVIGGGLAGLMTTLKLAEKGVSVDLFSLCHVRRSHSLCAQGGVNAALNTKGEDDSTWEHFYDTIYGGDFLANQPPVKQMCDEAPGLIYSMERMGVVFSRTQEGLLDLRLFGGVKKKRTVFAGATTGQQLLYGLDSQVRRYEDMGLVKKFEGWQFLSAVIDNTEFCRGIVAQNMNDMSIHTFAADAVCLATGGAGMIYGRSTNSTICTGSAAGAVFKQGVEYANGEFVQFHPTAMLGDDKYRLMSEASRGEGARVWTYKDGKPWYFLEEWYPAYGNLVPRDIASRAIYKVCEEMGLGIEGKNQVYLDLTHKDPDFLENRLGGILEIYRKFSGEDPCQKPMKIYPAPHYFMGGIHVDWNHMTRIPGLFAAGECDYMYHGANRLGANSLLSATYSGIVAGPKILDYIKGLGKASTDIPQSVFSSEQKYQQDIHDRIIKMQGKENPYEFHVELGEVMSTNVGVVRTNKKLAMAVEQLTELKERYNNINVIDNSHWGNQTAFFVRDLANMLELALVVAKGALLRDESRGSHYKEEFPDRNDQAWLKTTVAGYSPDGPKFRYEAVDTSIIEPRQRRYDVVEGGK
- a CDS encoding Ig-like domain-containing protein, with the protein product MNNKEGKRTARIVLSVLIAFFILMFSPAAFANSPTISTIKINGTNYSPGSINNSTINKGAVNDLSLNIIVTFNGAPASEYKAGIEVKAPGFDSSLEQEIASATLQHNTILLPNKTYTISITIYQTDTLDVLSSISFTYIIGDYDNSPPTITSRSPGIGEILTSPPNSVEFEFNESVSIVNSGIYIKNKTTNAKVTAESNVVHSSNSNIIKINKSLDYSNTYTVVIEANSVKDSAGNSLPATSWDFSVAADPNAPPIISSRTPASGAAGVKINANVKITISKELDLPTVNASSISLKQGNTTVPVTIDRINQNGKGEIILTPTQNLNYNRVYTVEIVNNAIKDVNGKALAGATWNFTTEAGSLLTISSRYPQADAANVDVDDVISITFNNRLNSSTVSPSNIYLRRSGSSSNISAVLKYTDSTRTVTITPNSPLAYNADYIVYISNNLRDINGNNIITTNWAFKTKAEDALAIVDRSPKPNSTNHPVDGEITVKFSQPLQTSTITSSNIYLRKSGSTRNISADLKYTSSTRTVTITPSSNLDYDSDYIVYLTNNLRDTNGNRLTATNWKFTTKEEDPVVITERSPLANAKDVDVDTEISIRFSQNMNQSTLTTANIYLRKANTTRNITAALSYNSSRRTVTLKPASSLDYNTEYTVYVTNKVRDTSGNSLTAVNWSFKTKETQPFEVIYNTPVNNTVNFKVDGSITVIFSGNLNQSTLNTANVYLRDNINNAYIPVTLTYTSADKKLTIKPQAKLSPSTTYTVYLTNGLKDDKGTSLKALNWKFTTEAEPIRYGTASSPELKVASKYVNFTDARPYVKNGRTFLPFRALFEAIDANVGFDFSNSKRLKVWGEKDGNKIELFIGDIRAFRNGSALIMDVKPELVDGRTMIPVRFAAEALGMRVGWDDVTKTVIIE